The genomic region CATGTGCAACCTTAGTTAAAAACTCGATACTTGGATTATATTCGCCACTTTCTAACCTAGATATAGCGGATTGTTTAGTTCCAACTTTTTCTGCTAAATCCTTTTGACTTAGACCTTGATCTAAGCGTAACTGAATTATTTCTTTTTTAATATCGTAAATTATTTTTAATGCATCATACTCATTTTTTACCTCAGGGGATTGAAGGAGCTTGTTTTTAACTTCTTGGTGGTTCATTTTATTCACTTCCCTTCAAATATTTATTCTTCCTTTTGATTGCAATATTTATATCTTTTTTAGGAGTTTTATTAGTAGTTTTCTTAATTGCATGGAGTAAAATAAACTTACCTTCAATAAAATGAAAGTAAAAAACTCGAAAAATGTTGCTACTGTGCTTAATTCGTAATTCCCATAAATTAGTATCTTGTAGTTTTTTAATATGCGGCATACCTAATGACAAACCAAATTCAGATAATAAATCTATTTCTCTTAATATTTTTGCTT from Serpentinicella alkaliphila harbors:
- a CDS encoding type II toxin-antitoxin system RelE/ParE family toxin produces the protein MIKLYEVEYYGENNKYPVIEFISSQSPKEQAKILREIDLLSEFGLSLGMPHIKKLQDTNLWELRIKHSSNIFRVFYFHFIEGKFILLHAIKKTTNKTPKKDINIAIKRKNKYLKGSE
- a CDS encoding helix-turn-helix domain-containing protein — its product is MNHQEVKNKLLQSPEVKNEYDALKIIYDIKKEIIQLRLDQGLSQKDLAEKVGTKQSAISRLESGEYNPSIEFLTKVAHALGKELHINFH